TCTCGGGCTCGCCGGTCACCGTGTCGTTCACCCCGACCCTCGCGCCGATGCCGCGCGGCATCCTGGCCACCTGCACGGTGCGCGTCCGCGACGGCGTGGACACCGCTGCCGTACGCGAGGCCTATGCCCGGGCCTGGGCCGACGAGCCTTTCCTCCACCTGCTCCCGGAGGGCGCCTGGCCGAGCACGGCCGCGACGCTCGGCTCCAACGCCGTGCACGCGCAGGTGGCGGTGGACGACCGGGCCGGTCGACTGGTCGCGGTCGCCGCACTGGACAACCTCACCAAGGGCACCGCGGGCGGTGCCGTCCAGTGCATGAACCTCGCCCTCGGGATCGCCGAGACCACCGGTCTGGGCACTGTCGGGCTGGCGCCATGACGAGCCGGTGCGAGGTCGCGGTCGGCGGACCGTGGAGCGGGCACCGCTACCGGCGACGACGAGGCCGGCCCGGCCGATAGCCCGGCTACGCCACCGTCGCCGGGCGGTCAGGTCGGACACGCGTCGTCAGTCAACCGATCCTCGCCCCCCGAAAGGCACTCCCTTGTCCGTCACCACCCCCCTCGGCTTCCGGGCGTCCGGCGTGACCGCCGGACTCAAGCCGAGTGGCAATCCCGACGTCGCTCTGGTCGTCAACGACGGCCCCTCGTACACCGCTGCCGCCGTGTTCACCGACAACCGCTGCAAGGCCAACCCGGTGTTGTGGAGCGAGCAGGTGTGCAAGGACGGGCAGGTCCGGGCCGTCGCCCTCAACTCCGGCGGAGCCAACTGCTACACCGGGCCGGCGGGCTTCCAGACCACCCATGCCAGCGCGGAGCACACCGCCGAGGCGCTGAGCGCCGCGGCCCTGCCCGGTGTGGATGCCACCGCCGCCATCGACGTCGCGATCTGCTCGACCGGCCTGATCGGCGAGCTCCTCGACCGCGACAAGCTGCTGGGCGGCCTCACCGAAGCCGCGGCGAAGCTGTCCGACGACGGTGGCCGGGCGGCCGCGACCGCGATCATGACCACCGACACCCGGGCCAAGGAGGCGACCCACGCCGGGGCGGGCTGGTCCATCGGGGGGATGGCCAAGGGCGCGGGCATGCTCGCCCCCTCGCTGGCGACCATGCTCGTGGTGATCACCACCGATGCCGTGGTCGACCCGGTGGCCGCCGACCTCGCCCTGCGTGCGGCCACGTCGGCGACGTTCGACCGGCTCGACTCCGACGGATGCATGTCGACCAACGACACGGTCCTGTTGATGGCCAGCGGTGCGTCCGGCGTCACCCCCAACCACGAGGAGTTCACCGCCGGGCTCACCGCCGTCTGCCACGACCTGGGTCAGCAGCTGATCGGTGACGCCGAGGGCGCCGAGCACGACATCGCGATCGAGGTGGTGCACGCCGCGACCCAGCAGGACGCGCTGGACGCCGCTCGCGCCGTCGCCCGCAACAACCTCTTCAAGTGCGCCGTCTACGGCAAGGACGCCAACTGGGGCAGGATTCTCGCCGCCGTGGGCACCACCCGGGCGGCGTTCGACCCAGCCGCCCTGGACGTCGCCTTCAACGGCGTGTGGGTGTGCCGCGACGGCGGAATCGGCGAGTCCCGCGACCTGGTGGACCTCTCGCCGCGCCAGGTCGAGGTGACCGTCGACCTCAAGGCCGGGCAGGAGTCGGCGACCATCTGGACCAACGACCTGACCCACGCCTACGTCCACGAGAACTCCGCGTACTCCACCTGAGCCAGTCCACCGACCAGTGCACCACGAGCCATGCATGGGACGTGCCGACGCATGAGCACCACACCGAGCACACCGACCACACCGAGCACACCGAGCACGCCG
This Actinopolymorpha cephalotaxi DNA region includes the following protein-coding sequences:
- the argJ gene encoding bifunctional glutamate N-acetyltransferase/amino-acid acetyltransferase ArgJ; this translates as MSVTTPLGFRASGVTAGLKPSGNPDVALVVNDGPSYTAAAVFTDNRCKANPVLWSEQVCKDGQVRAVALNSGGANCYTGPAGFQTTHASAEHTAEALSAAALPGVDATAAIDVAICSTGLIGELLDRDKLLGGLTEAAAKLSDDGGRAAATAIMTTDTRAKEATHAGAGWSIGGMAKGAGMLAPSLATMLVVITTDAVVDPVAADLALRAATSATFDRLDSDGCMSTNDTVLLMASGASGVTPNHEEFTAGLTAVCHDLGQQLIGDAEGAEHDIAIEVVHAATQQDALDAARAVARNNLFKCAVYGKDANWGRILAAVGTTRAAFDPAALDVAFNGVWVCRDGGIGESRDLVDLSPRQVEVTVDLKAGQESATIWTNDLTHAYVHENSAYST